TGCGAAAAGTGTGCCGAACGAAGTACGTGAAGAGGATATAGGGAAACGTCGTGATTTACGTGAAGAGATGGCGATTACAATTGACGGTGCAGATGCGAAGGATTTGGACGATGCAATTGCCGTTGTGAACCATCAAAATGGAACCTATACGTTATTTGTCCATATCTCCGACGTTAGTTATTATGTGACCGAACATTCTCCGATGGATGAAGAGGCATTGGATAGAGGCACGAGTGTTTATTTAACAGACCGTGTGATTCCAATGTTGCCACATGCGTTGTCGAATGGGATTTGTTCATTGAATCCTGGTGTTGATCGACTGACGCTCACTTGTCAAATGACAATCGATCAGAATGGTAAAGTCATTGAACATGAAATATATGAGAGCGTTATTAATTCGAAAGAAAGAATGACGTACGATGATGTGTACAAAATTATTGAAGAAAAAGATGAGGAACTCCTTCAGAAATACGAACATATCGTTCCGATGTTAAATGATATGGCGGACCTTGCGGCAATTTTGCGCAATAAACGAATGGAACGCGGTGCCATCGATTTTGATTTTAAAGAATCGAAAGTGCTCGTTGACGAAGAAGGTTGGCCGACGGATGTTGTCGTTCTAGAAAGAACTGTATCTGAACGATTAATTGAAGAGTTTATGCTGGCAGCGAACGAAACAATTGCAGAGCATTTCCATTGGATGCAAGTTCCATTTATTTACAGAATCCACGAAGATCCGAAAGCGGAAAAACTGCAAAAGTTCTTCGAGTTTTTAACGAATTTTGGGATCGTCGTCAAAGGTTCTGGAAATGAAGTGCATCCGAGAGCTTTGCAAGAAATTGTCGAGTCTATTGAAGGCTTGCCGGAAGAAGCGGTCATTTCGACCATGTTATTACGTTCCATGCAACAGGCGAAGTATTTTGAAGAAAGCTTAGGGCACTTCGGATTGTCAACGGAGTTCTATACTCATTTTACAGCGCCAATTCGACGTTATCCGGATTTAATCGTTCATCGGTTAATTCGCACGTATCTACTTGAAAAAGATGTTTCAGCAGCAACGATTGAGCATTGGAATGCAAATCTAGCTGACATTGCACAGCATACGTCAGAACGTGAAAGACGTGCAGTCGAAGCAGAGCGTGATACAACGTCATTGAAACAAGCCCAGTATATGGTTGATAAAATTGGTGAGGAATTTGAAGGAATTGTATCTTCAGTTACGAACTTTGGGATGTTTGTAGAGCTTGAAAATACGATTGAAGGACTTGTCCATGTCAGTTATATGACGGATGATTATTACCGTTTTGACGACAGGCAAATGATTATGATTGGCGAGCATACAGGAAAGCAATTCCGACTTGGCGATGAAGTAACGATTCGCGTTGTTGCGGTTAAACCTGAAGAGTCCGCAATTGATTTTGAACTTGTTGGGATGAAACCGAATATGCATCGAACGAGAAGAGAAGCGCCTAAAGTGATTCATACGAAACGAGGTTCAAATCAAGGCGGAAGACAGCAAGGAAAATCAGCGAATGCCAACAATGAACGAAAGTCCAAGGGTGGCAATCAAAAGAAAAAGTTTTATGAAGGTATTGCCAAAAATTCAAAAAGAAGACCAAGAAAAAGAAGATAATGCCGGGGACATTTATTTTGTCCCTTGGCTGTAGTAGGGGGAATACATTATGTCTAAAGGAAAAGGAAAAGTTTTTGCTAGAAATCGAAGAGCAAACTTTGATTATGCGATTGAAGACACGATAGAAGCGGGAATTGTCCTGCAAGGCACAGAAATAAAGTCAATTCGTGCAGGTAAAGTCCAGTTAAAAGAATCCTTCGTTCAAATTAGAAATAACGAAGCATGGATTTTAAATATGCATATTAGTCCTTATGATCAAGGGAACCGTTTTAACCATGACCCAATCAGATCGAGAAAACTTCTTTTGCATAGACGGCAAATTAATCAGTTGATTGGTAAAACAAAACAACAAGGATATACAATCGTTCCGATTCAAATGCATTTGAAAGACGGCTTTGCAAAAGTGTTGATTGGCGTCGGTAAAGGGAAAAAGCATCATGACAGACGCGAAGATTTAAAGCGCAAAGAAGCGAAGCGAGATATGGATCGCGCATTGAAAGATAGACAGCAGTATTGATTTTTGGGTGAGATTATAGTATACTATTTCTTGTAGCAGTAGTTCGGAACCTTTTAAAGGTACTCCTAACTTCCCATTATACGGGGACGTTACGGATTCGACAGGGGTAGTCTGAGCTTAAGTTGCGCGTCGGAGGGGTCGGCTCCGTAAAAACGCCATTTATAATAACAGGCAAAACAAACAACAATTTAGCATTCGCAGCGTAAGCTGACTGAATCTGCCTTATCGTACCATCGCCCATGTGGCGCGGTAAGGTTCACTTATTAGTGGGATACGCTAGTTATCGCCTCCTGAGGTAACTAGAAGAGATTACCAGGATAGCGCACAGGACGCCGTGATTGACGGCAAAGTGCTGCGCGAAACCTAAGTAGTCAATCTATGCGCGTAGACGCTTAAGTGTTGGGGCCTCTGGACGCGGGTTCGACTCCCGCCGTCTCCATACTTGTATGGCTGATAAATGTAGTCGTATCAATGGTTTTGAAGGTTAGGGATATTGAATGGGAGTTAAACTCTTGTTCAATATCCCTATTTTTATCCTTATCATCCAGAATTGGCTTCAATTGTGTGGTGCGCAAGTGCGATACACTTCGATATTCGTAAAGTTAGCAGTACACTAATAAGGTTTACTTCAGTGAAATTAGGCATAATATATTTATCGAATAAATTCTCATTAAAGACAAGAAAAGTAGGTGAAAAGAGTGGGGAAATATCAATTGGATAATAAAGGTAAGGCGGCTGTGACAAAGTATCATGAAAAAAACAAGCCTGCCCAATTTGATAAAAAGCAGCATCTTGAAAAATTACGTGCGGAGTATTTGAAAAAGAAGCAAAAACAAGCAGATAAATAAAAGGAAGATATATCATCCTTTTATAAAAAAATATCCCAATGGCAAAATGATACGTGAAACTCAATCGAGAATCTATACGGGTAGACGCTTGAGTAATTAGAGTCTTTGGACACGGATATGACTCCTGCCGTCTCCATTGGGCAATATCATAGAATTCCATTGAACGTCATAAACCTTGTTAAATCAGGGGGGGTGGCGTTTTTTTAGTGTTAATATCAATCGAGTACCTCTGTACGAGAAGCTATTCTTATAATACACAAAGGTTGCTTAATGGAGACGTGCGCACCTTTCACTATTATTCAACATAATTATGAAGCACTTTATTTTGCATGTGAATTTGACAAAGAGATTAACAATGTATAGAGTATTGTGTGAATCGTTTAGTTACAATTTATCTTCTTGAGCGGGCTATTTTTTTAACTTAATCCCTAGTAAACAGATAGGGTAAATTAGTGAGTGGCCTTGTGTAGCAAAATGTTGTCGCTTAGACTTATGAAAATTGTATACCGTTTGGTTGAAAAACCATCGACTATAAATATAAAAAGAAAAGGGAGAGTTTAATGAAAAGGTATATTGTACAATTTTTGCTCGTACTTTCATTCGTATTTGTGTTAGCAGCTTGTGGGGAAACTGAAGACACAGCTGAAGGAAGTGAAGTAGAAACAGGGAAAAAATACGAACTTAGATTAGGAACAGTTATTAGTGAACCGCATCCTTGGGCAGATATGGCCAAATACTTCGCTGAAGAAGTTGAAAAGCAAACAGATGGAAATGTTACAGTTGCGATTCATGCGAATGGATCGTTAGGAAATGATGAAACAATGATAGAAGAATTACGC
This window of the Sporosarcina ureilytica genome carries:
- the smpB gene encoding SsrA-binding protein SmpB, with product MSKGKGKVFARNRRANFDYAIEDTIEAGIVLQGTEIKSIRAGKVQLKESFVQIRNNEAWILNMHISPYDQGNRFNHDPIRSRKLLLHRRQINQLIGKTKQQGYTIVPIQMHLKDGFAKVLIGVGKGKKHHDRREDLKRKEAKRDMDRALKDRQQY
- the rnr gene encoding ribonuclease R — protein: MMKEESYKPMTVQEIQDMLEIEQAAEFKELVKMLVHLEQGGYLIRSRTNRYGVPERMNHVRGKFIGHAKGFGFVAPEAEGMDDIFIPPHEVNGAMNGDIVLVRVSGGSSGERREGTITRIAERKTTQIIGTYQDNRGFGFVIPDDKKLPMDIFIAKGDSLGAVEGHKVIVEITAWPGDTKSATGMVTKILGHKNDPGIDILSIIYKHGIAIEFPDEVIQHAKSVPNEVREEDIGKRRDLREEMAITIDGADAKDLDDAIAVVNHQNGTYTLFVHISDVSYYVTEHSPMDEEALDRGTSVYLTDRVIPMLPHALSNGICSLNPGVDRLTLTCQMTIDQNGKVIEHEIYESVINSKERMTYDDVYKIIEEKDEELLQKYEHIVPMLNDMADLAAILRNKRMERGAIDFDFKESKVLVDEEGWPTDVVVLERTVSERLIEEFMLAANETIAEHFHWMQVPFIYRIHEDPKAEKLQKFFEFLTNFGIVVKGSGNEVHPRALQEIVESIEGLPEEAVISTMLLRSMQQAKYFEESLGHFGLSTEFYTHFTAPIRRYPDLIVHRLIRTYLLEKDVSAATIEHWNANLADIAQHTSERERRAVEAERDTTSLKQAQYMVDKIGEEFEGIVSSVTNFGMFVELENTIEGLVHVSYMTDDYYRFDDRQMIMIGEHTGKQFRLGDEVTIRVVAVKPEESAIDFELVGMKPNMHRTRREAPKVIHTKRGSNQGGRQQGKSANANNERKSKGGNQKKKFYEGIAKNSKRRPRKRR